The following are encoded together in the Pectobacterium wasabiae CFBP 3304 genome:
- a CDS encoding DUF2543 family protein, translating to MNNEIPLKYYDIADEYSTESAKSVSEPEREALARYFQLLITRLMNNEEISEDAQKEMASEAGIDEQRIDEIAMFLNQWGNE from the coding sequence ATGAACAATGAAATACCACTTAAATATTATGACATCGCGGATGAATATTCGACGGAATCCGCAAAGTCGGTGAGCGAGCCAGAACGCGAAGCTCTGGCTCGCTATTTTCAGTTGCTGATCACCCGCTTAATGAATAATGAAGAAATCAGCGAGGATGCGCAGAAAGAGATGGCCAGCGAGGCTGGTATAGACGAACAACGTATTGATGAGATAGCGATGTTTCTGAATCAATGGGGCAATGAGTAG
- a CDS encoding integrase arm-type DNA-binding domain-containing protein, whose product MARQTKPLNNTEVKSAKATDRAVTLYDGDGLELQVTPSGSKLWRFRYYKPFTRKRAMISLGSYPSVSLAEARKLREDARLLLSKDVDPQEHKQAEQSRQKNATENYNRSTYLEQRKILMCWWGEFVETAATGKVMASEGARGLRIANG is encoded by the coding sequence ATGGCACGTCAGACAAAGCCCCTGAACAATACTGAGGTCAAAAGCGCCAAGGCCACTGACCGTGCCGTCACCCTCTACGATGGAGACGGTTTAGAATTACAGGTCACTCCAAGCGGTTCAAAACTCTGGCGTTTTCGCTACTACAAACCCTTCACTCGCAAACGTGCAATGATTAGCCTTGGCTCTTACCCTTCGGTATCTCTTGCCGAAGCGCGTAAGCTCCGCGAAGATGCACGACTTCTTCTTAGCAAAGACGTTGATCCGCAGGAGCATAAGCAAGCAGAGCAATCACGGCAAAAAAATGCTACAGAAAACTATAACCGCTCCACCTATCTGGAACAACGCAAGATATTGATGTGCTGGTGGGGTGAATTTGTAGAAACAGCCGCAACAGGAAAAGTGATGGCGTCGGAAGGAGCCAGAGGATTACGCATCGCCAATGGCTGA
- a CDS encoding MFS transporter: protein MVVASTARTRVFLFFTIILLGLNLRPVLAGIGPLLNHIQAATGLDDSMAGMLTTLPVFAMGWCALYGGQLQARLGEYRGITLGIVVIALACSARWWLNSGIALLVSAALAGIGIALIQALVPSFIKLHFGRHSSLLMGFYTTAIMTGAAFAASSVSPLANAWGWQRALACWGIVALVAAVAWRCVPKAYTAKQGAVTVLATRRSGMDWLLMVFFGIGTGAYTLVLAWLPPYYMQLGLDATQSGLMLGALTMTEVISGLLVSTFINRFPDRRKLLLPILAVMLVGMIGLIAAPLTFTYPIIIMLGIGIGALFPLSLIVALDQVTEPHKTGSLMGFVQGGGYILASLMPLLAGFIRQHTAGLEQAWMIMTVGVVVLIIMATRFAPLTSPGR from the coding sequence ATGGTAGTGGCATCAACGGCCCGCACGCGGGTTTTTCTTTTCTTCACGATTATCCTGTTGGGGTTGAATTTACGCCCTGTCTTGGCAGGCATTGGTCCGTTGTTGAATCATATTCAGGCTGCAACGGGTCTGGATGACAGCATGGCAGGGATGTTAACGACGCTCCCTGTGTTCGCTATGGGGTGGTGCGCGTTATATGGCGGGCAATTACAGGCGCGTCTCGGTGAGTATCGCGGAATCACGCTGGGTATCGTGGTCATTGCCTTGGCGTGTAGCGCCCGGTGGTGGCTGAATAGCGGTATTGCGCTGCTGGTTAGCGCTGCGCTTGCCGGAATCGGGATTGCCTTGATTCAGGCGCTGGTGCCGTCGTTTATCAAGCTCCATTTTGGTCGTCATAGCAGTCTTCTCATGGGCTTTTACACCACGGCGATAATGACCGGTGCGGCGTTTGCTGCTTCATCGGTTTCTCCGCTGGCAAATGCGTGGGGCTGGCAACGTGCATTGGCCTGCTGGGGAATTGTGGCGTTGGTTGCGGCGGTGGCCTGGCGATGCGTTCCTAAAGCGTATACCGCGAAGCAGGGTGCAGTGACCGTTTTAGCAACGCGTCGAAGTGGAATGGACTGGCTGCTGATGGTGTTCTTTGGTATTGGGACGGGCGCATATACCTTGGTGCTAGCATGGTTACCGCCGTATTACATGCAACTGGGATTAGATGCGACACAAAGCGGTCTGATGTTAGGCGCATTAACGATGACGGAAGTGATTTCCGGTCTGCTGGTATCAACGTTCATTAACCGTTTTCCCGATCGACGGAAGTTGCTGCTTCCTATTTTGGCTGTGATGCTGGTGGGCATGATTGGGCTGATTGCCGCCCCGCTGACGTTCACATACCCTATCATCATCATGCTGGGGATTGGGATTGGCGCGCTGTTCCCGCTGTCGCTGATTGTGGCATTGGATCAGGTGACTGAACCGCATAAAACGGGTTCGCTGATGGGTTTTGTGCAAGGTGGTGGTTATATCCTCGCCAGTTTAATGCCGCTGCTCGCCGGGTTTATACGTCAGCATACGGCGGGTCTGGAACAGGCTTGGATGATTATGACCGTCGGTGTGGTTGTGTTGATTATCATGGCGACCCGTTTTGCTCCGTTGACGAGCCCGGGCCGCTAA
- a CDS encoding lysozyme inhibitor LprI family protein, with translation MKKLAIVWFFLLPTAQAAALDCNNANTQLDMSQCADQTYKKVDDELNKLYQDIVKRTVIEEHKALLKSAQRRWISYRDADCEFQTFPTTGGSVHGMLYSQCLTQKTAARVKEFKSMLRCKEGDLSCPL, from the coding sequence ATGAAAAAATTAGCCATTGTATGGTTTTTTTTACTGCCCACGGCGCAAGCTGCGGCTTTGGATTGCAATAACGCCAACACGCAACTCGATATGAGTCAATGCGCGGATCAGACGTATAAAAAAGTGGATGATGAGCTTAATAAGCTTTATCAAGATATCGTAAAACGGACAGTTATTGAAGAACACAAAGCACTGCTCAAGTCAGCGCAGAGAAGATGGATTTCCTATCGCGACGCTGACTGTGAGTTTCAGACTTTCCCAACAACAGGGGGATCGGTTCATGGCATGCTGTATTCCCAGTGCCTGACACAGAAAACCGCCGCGCGCGTAAAAGAATTCAAAAGCATGCTACGTTGTAAAGAAGGGGATCTGAGCTGCCCGCTTTAA
- a CDS encoding class I SAM-dependent methyltransferase, producing the protein MTNATILDMCCGSRMFWHDKSDPRAVFIDIRDEKHTLCDGRSLVISPDIIADFRQLPFADESFPVVVFDPPHLERAGPEGWMRKKYGVLNPQTWRDDLRAGFLEAFRVLRPLGVLIFKWNETQIPTSQILSLINERPIITQRTGKNDKTHWVIFVKNGE; encoded by the coding sequence ATGACTAATGCGACGATTTTAGATATGTGCTGCGGCAGTCGCATGTTCTGGCATGACAAGAGCGACCCACGAGCTGTGTTTATAGATATTCGGGACGAGAAACATACATTGTGTGATGGGCGCAGCCTTGTGATTTCGCCGGACATCATTGCTGATTTCCGCCAGCTTCCATTCGCTGACGAGTCTTTCCCTGTCGTTGTATTCGATCCTCCTCATCTTGAACGGGCGGGTCCAGAGGGATGGATGCGGAAAAAATACGGCGTGCTTAACCCGCAAACGTGGCGTGATGATTTACGCGCAGGATTCTTGGAGGCATTCCGAGTTTTGCGCCCGCTCGGTGTATTGATTTTCAAGTGGAATGAAACTCAGATACCCACCAGCCAGATTTTATCGCTGATAAATGAGCGACCGATCATCACCCAGCGAACAGGAAAAAATGACAAAACTCATTGGGTTATTTTTGTGAAAAATGGTGAATGA
- a CDS encoding transcriptional regulator: MNLKIFTGQRRGLATLLGKELGVNASLISQWANGDRQVPAERCPEIEKATDGKVTCEELRPDVDWAYLRSTERNQNQ; the protein is encoded by the coding sequence ATGAACCTGAAAATTTTTACAGGCCAACGTCGGGGATTAGCAACTTTGCTTGGTAAGGAGTTAGGCGTAAACGCTTCACTCATATCGCAGTGGGCTAATGGAGATAGACAAGTCCCAGCTGAACGCTGCCCAGAAATCGAAAAAGCTACAGATGGCAAAGTCACCTGCGAAGAGCTTCGTCCAGATGTTGACTGGGCATATCTACGCAGCACTGAGCGAAACCAAAATCAGTAA
- a CDS encoding leucine-rich repeat domain-containing protein, whose protein sequence is MSNFVDVLKKKKINHVVNDNAAIVIEGDLSLLGRTDITSLPENLSVGGYLDLEGTGITSLPENLSVGGSLYLRGTGITSLPENLSVGGSLYLRGTGITSLPENLSVGGSLYLRGTGITSLPENLSVGGYLDLEGTGITSLPENLSVGGYLDLEGTGITSLPENLSVGGYLDLEGTGITSLPENLSVGGYLDLEGTGITSLPENFTCDSLYLDPQRFDNVTYRENCGNSSRTIFAAWVQGNFRIAAGCFWDTLDEFESAVDESYSGDAAEAYKQAARDCVADLTEKLNKAGE, encoded by the coding sequence ATGTCTAATTTTGTAGATGTTTTGAAAAAGAAAAAAATTAACCATGTTGTTAATGATAATGCCGCTATTGTAATTGAAGGCGATCTGTCTCTGCTGGGACGTACTGATATCACCAGTCTGCCTGAGAACCTGAGCGTCGGCGGTTACCTCGACCTGGAAGGTACCGGCATCACCAGTCTGCCTGAGAACCTGAGCGTCGGCGGTTCCCTCTACCTGAGAGGTACCGGCATCACCAGTCTGCCTGAGAACCTGAGCGTCGGCGGTTCCCTCTACCTGAGAGGTACCGGCATCACCAGTCTGCCTGAGAACCTGAGCGTCGGCGGTTCCCTCTACCTGAGAGGTACCGGCATCACCAGTCTGCCTGAGAACCTGAGCGTCGGCGGTTACCTCGACCTGGAAGGTACCGGCATCACCAGTCTGCCTGAGAACCTGAGCGTCGGCGGTTACCTCGACCTGGAAGGTACCGGCATCACCAGTCTGCCTGAGAACCTGAGCGTCGGCGGTTACCTCGACCTGGAAGGTACCGGCATCACCAGTCTGCCTGAGAACCTGAGCGTCGGCGGTTACCTCGACCTGGAAGGTACCGGCATCACCAGTCTGCCTGAGAACTTCACCTGCGACTCGCTTTATCTCGATCCGCAGCGTTTTGATAACGTCACTTACCGCGAGAATTGCGGCAACTCTAGCCGAACCATCTTCGCCGCCTGGGTTCAGGGGAATTTCCGAATCGCCGCAGGCTGCTTCTGGGACACTCTAGATGAATTTGAATCTGCTGTTGATGAAAGCTATTCCGGTGATGCGGCTGAGGCGTACAAACAAGCGGCGCGGGATTGTGTTGCAGATCTGACAGAAAAACTGAATAAGGCTGGTGAATAA
- a CDS encoding rhodanese family protein: MPTPLAISPAQASKLLDEGAILIDIRQPEEYAREHIAQARLRPLNPTAGYALPKEDREGKIIIFHCLSGMRSAQNAEILMQSAFPATAFLLNGGMTAWKKVGFPTEINNKQPIDIMRQVQIAAGVLILSGVLLGYSVNSAFFLLSGFVGAGLLFAGVTGFCGMARLLMKMPWNRGAKR, encoded by the coding sequence ATGCCAACACCACTTGCGATTTCACCCGCACAGGCCAGCAAATTGTTAGATGAAGGCGCGATACTCATTGATATTCGCCAGCCGGAAGAGTACGCCCGCGAGCATATCGCACAGGCGAGATTGCGCCCGCTGAATCCCACAGCAGGATATGCTCTTCCTAAAGAGGATAGGGAAGGAAAGATTATAATTTTCCATTGTTTGTCTGGTATGCGTTCAGCACAGAATGCTGAGATTCTGATGCAGTCTGCGTTTCCGGCAACGGCCTTTTTACTTAATGGTGGAATGACTGCCTGGAAAAAGGTGGGTTTTCCAACGGAAATCAATAATAAACAGCCAATTGACATCATGCGGCAGGTTCAAATCGCCGCTGGTGTACTTATTCTGAGTGGTGTATTACTGGGTTACAGCGTCAATAGTGCTTTCTTCCTGCTCTCTGGATTTGTGGGGGCGGGGTTGCTGTTTGCTGGCGTTACCGGTTTTTGCGGTATGGCAAGGCTGTTAATGAAAATGCCGTGGAACCGTGGCGCCAAACGCTGA
- a CDS encoding EmmdR/YeeO family multidrug/toxin efflux MATE transporter — protein sequence MKKLKDTDWYKKRYSNRVLFWREISPLAFPIFIEGLCVVLMGVFSTFLVSWLGKEAMAAVGLADSFNMVIIAFFTAVALGTAVVVAFSLGQRNRKQARSAARQSMSLLVLSSFLLVALVEFAGSAIIDLIAGQADEQVKTLALTFLRWTVWGYPAVAVALVGCGALRGAGNTKLPMVINIGMNILNIAISSLLIYGAFSWEGLGFIGAGIGITISRYIGAILVILTLMHGFNGALRIPFRSYFAPFTVSILYEVLSIGIPASIESVMFNIGKLITQRFVAGMGTEVIAGNFIAFSISTLINLPGNSLGAAATIIVGTRLGKGQIMQSTRQLKHIFWLSNIGLCALAVLSVPSASFLASFYTNEPEVIDVAKHLLWLNALFMPIWAASWVLPAGLKGAKDASYTMWVAMAGMWGCRVIAGYILGVMLGFGVIGVWMGMFFDWIVRGFFYYRRLMSGRWLWRYRSPTD from the coding sequence ATGAAAAAATTAAAAGATACAGACTGGTATAAAAAGCGTTACTCCAACCGCGTTCTCTTCTGGAGAGAAATCTCACCACTCGCCTTCCCTATCTTTATTGAAGGCCTTTGCGTCGTGTTGATGGGAGTTTTCAGTACGTTCCTGGTCAGTTGGCTGGGAAAAGAGGCCATGGCGGCCGTCGGCCTGGCTGATAGCTTCAACATGGTCATCATTGCGTTCTTCACTGCGGTCGCATTGGGGACCGCCGTTGTTGTTGCTTTCAGTCTAGGACAGCGTAATAGAAAGCAAGCGCGATCTGCCGCTCGTCAATCGATGTCATTGCTAGTTTTATCATCGTTTCTATTGGTCGCTCTGGTTGAATTCGCTGGTTCGGCGATTATCGATCTGATCGCAGGACAGGCCGATGAACAGGTTAAAACGCTGGCTCTCACGTTCCTTCGCTGGACAGTGTGGGGATATCCTGCTGTCGCTGTCGCGCTAGTCGGCTGTGGCGCGCTCCGGGGCGCGGGGAATACCAAGTTACCCATGGTCATCAATATTGGGATGAATATCCTCAACATTGCCATCAGTAGCCTACTGATTTACGGGGCATTTTCCTGGGAGGGACTCGGTTTTATCGGTGCAGGCATCGGAATTACCATTTCACGCTATATCGGAGCAATACTCGTGATTCTGACGCTGATGCACGGTTTTAACGGTGCGTTGCGCATTCCCTTCAGGTCTTACTTTGCACCTTTTACCGTGTCGATTCTCTACGAGGTACTCAGCATCGGGATCCCCGCCAGCATCGAATCCGTGATGTTTAATATCGGTAAACTCATCACCCAGCGCTTTGTCGCAGGCATGGGAACCGAAGTGATTGCTGGAAACTTTATAGCTTTCTCCATCTCGACGCTGATTAACCTGCCCGGTAATTCGCTCGGCGCAGCCGCCACGATTATTGTTGGTACACGGCTGGGGAAAGGCCAGATCATGCAGTCCACTCGTCAGCTAAAACATATTTTCTGGCTATCCAACATTGGGCTGTGCGCTCTTGCCGTTCTCTCGGTCCCTAGCGCCAGCTTTTTGGCATCGTTTTACACCAATGAGCCGGAAGTAATCGACGTGGCAAAACATCTCCTGTGGCTTAATGCGCTATTTATGCCAATCTGGGCGGCATCGTGGGTATTACCTGCTGGACTGAAAGGAGCAAAAGATGCCAGCTACACCATGTGGGTAGCGATGGCAGGCATGTGGGGATGTCGGGTCATCGCGGGATACATCCTCGGCGTGATGCTCGGCTTTGGCGTGATCGGCGTGTGGATGGGCATGTTCTTTGATTGGATTGTGCGCGGATTCTTCTATTACCGCCGACTGATGAGCGGCCGCTGGCTATGGCGCTATCGCTCACCGACAGATTGA
- a CDS encoding phage integrase Arm DNA-binding domain-containing protein produces the protein MAARPRKREYRSLPDYLFFDKSKGVYRFTLITGKKKSIGKDRAIAIAIAREYNYQMRPESAVSINSLIRESGGRSGENLPFSNHVDNIMSRAITDEKPSPNTLADWNNDALRVKEFFCDIVSCDIELEHVNAYIQHYHSEASANVQNRKISFLKKLFSYAVDESLMFDNPASRKKMRRVDGKKRRRLSFQDFQRIRASAPSWLRTAMDLALQTTQARLEVSRIKYSIKEPKEGVCGCLWHQVPENGIHGVLYIHRQKVHKKEASHIAIPIGGELKRIIDDSRDRIASPYVVHRLPEKNSNPISQEVNHPTQVSPDYLSRAFSDLRDTVGVASEYPLAERPTFHEIRALAAFMFEKQGIDPQARMAHSDAKSTKIYTQNHLDWVTVPHAEIKTG, from the coding sequence ATGGCTGCTCGCCCACGAAAACGCGAATATCGATCGCTGCCCGATTATCTTTTTTTTGATAAAAGTAAAGGCGTTTACAGATTCACGTTAATTACAGGGAAGAAAAAGAGTATAGGGAAAGATCGAGCAATAGCGATTGCAATAGCACGTGAATATAACTATCAAATGCGCCCGGAATCAGCCGTATCAATCAACTCCCTGATCAGGGAGTCAGGCGGGAGATCGGGAGAAAACCTCCCTTTCTCCAACCATGTCGATAATATTATGAGTCGTGCGATCACTGACGAAAAACCATCCCCTAATACGCTCGCTGACTGGAATAATGATGCTCTCCGCGTGAAAGAATTTTTCTGCGATATTGTATCATGCGATATAGAACTGGAGCACGTTAACGCATATATCCAGCATTACCATTCAGAAGCATCGGCAAACGTGCAAAACCGGAAAATTAGCTTTCTTAAAAAGCTTTTCAGCTATGCTGTTGATGAGTCGCTAATGTTCGACAACCCTGCGTCTCGCAAGAAAATGCGGCGGGTGGATGGCAAAAAACGCCGCCGTCTTTCATTTCAGGATTTTCAGCGCATTCGAGCGTCTGCGCCAAGCTGGTTACGAACGGCTATGGATCTTGCATTGCAAACAACACAAGCACGGCTTGAAGTTTCTCGTATCAAATATTCAATAAAAGAACCCAAAGAAGGGGTGTGCGGTTGTCTATGGCATCAAGTGCCAGAAAATGGAATACATGGTGTGCTGTACATCCACAGACAGAAGGTACATAAAAAGGAAGCCTCGCACATCGCTATACCGATCGGGGGTGAGCTTAAGCGCATCATTGATGACAGTAGAGACCGGATCGCCAGTCCGTATGTAGTGCACCGGCTCCCCGAGAAAAACAGCAATCCAATCAGCCAGGAGGTTAATCACCCCACTCAGGTTAGCCCAGACTATTTGAGTCGGGCATTCTCTGACTTGCGTGACACTGTCGGGGTGGCGTCTGAATATCCACTAGCAGAGCGCCCAACATTTCACGAGATACGTGCGCTAGCCGCATTTATGTTTGAGAAGCAGGGAATAGATCCACAGGCGCGCATGGCGCACAGCGATGCCAAATCAACGAAAATTTATACTCAAAATCATCTGGACTGGGTCACTGTTCCTCACGCTGAAATTAAAACAGGGTAA
- a CDS encoding DHCW motif cupin fold protein, with protein sequence MDMKNIPFGTTDWSQIEPTEYKGESGIAYWRTQRFDHIRVRIVEYTPGYLADHWCSKGHVLLCLEGELHTELDDGRVFVLKPGMSYQVADNAEAHRSYTETGAKLFVVD encoded by the coding sequence ATGGACATGAAGAACATTCCGTTTGGTACGACTGATTGGTCACAAATAGAACCCACTGAGTATAAGGGGGAGTCGGGGATCGCGTATTGGCGAACACAGCGTTTTGATCATATCCGCGTCCGTATTGTCGAATACACGCCGGGCTATCTGGCTGATCACTGGTGCTCAAAAGGGCATGTCCTGCTGTGCCTTGAAGGCGAACTTCATACGGAATTAGATGATGGTCGTGTTTTTGTCCTCAAACCTGGAATGAGCTATCAGGTTGCGGATAACGCGGAAGCGCATCGTTCCTACACTGAGACGGGCGCTAAGCTGTTTGTTGTCGATTGA
- a CDS encoding nucleotidyl transferase family protein, producing MKSTITALPVERDEYGFWTHPKYEEFCADRESIPTVEFDEWMQNNGMDWGITELESDPATEADAIRDRYFEAGDLNVSDWNPTPPAGDGWFVGSIHDTEDGPVCIWLRENA from the coding sequence ATGAAATCAACAATTACAGCATTACCCGTTGAACGGGACGAATACGGTTTTTGGACGCACCCGAAATACGAAGAGTTTTGCGCAGATCGAGAGTCCATTCCTACTGTTGAGTTTGATGAATGGATGCAGAACAACGGCATGGATTGGGGGATTACAGAGTTGGAATCCGACCCAGCAACAGAAGCTGATGCTATTAGAGATCGCTACTTTGAAGCTGGCGACCTTAATGTGTCCGACTGGAACCCAACACCACCAGCCGGTGATGGTTGGTTTGTTGGTTCTATTCACGATACAGAAGACGGGCCAGTTTGCATCTGGTTGCGTGAAAACGCCTGA
- a CDS encoding cold-shock protein, which translates to MAMNGTITTWFKDKGFGFIKDENGDNRYFHVIKVANPDLIKKDAAVTFEPTTNNKGLSAYAVKVVPESKYIYIAGERLKLTSLKSFVVYSEEVPADTHIDKENVVLSVGALMSSIRPKSSTKPGEMRSLKKLAITTFQGTTLIFSEDEIDIDAAVKQLKM; encoded by the coding sequence ATGGCGATGAACGGAACGATCACAACCTGGTTTAAAGATAAAGGTTTTGGATTTATCAAAGATGAAAACGGTGATAACCGTTATTTTCATGTGATTAAAGTCGCCAACCCTGATCTGATTAAGAAAGATGCGGCGGTCACCTTCGAACCCACTACGAATAACAAGGGTCTATCGGCTTATGCTGTAAAAGTTGTGCCGGAAAGTAAATACATCTATATCGCGGGCGAGCGTTTAAAACTCACGTCGCTCAAGTCTTTCGTGGTTTACAGCGAAGAAGTGCCTGCCGATACCCACATTGATAAAGAAAATGTGGTGCTGTCTGTGGGGGCACTGATGAGTAGTATCAGACCAAAATCAAGCACTAAACCTGGTGAAATGCGCTCGCTGAAAAAACTGGCGATCACCACCTTTCAGGGAACAACGTTAATCTTCTCAGAAGATGAAATAGACATAGATGCCGCAGTGAAACAGCTAAAAATGTGA
- a CDS encoding ParB/RepB/Spo0J family partition protein, with translation MAKNSKDAYGAQGKTNVLNFAPENLYMTDDPSHPLYDERIYLALSEAMVLNIMDQGVIEPIVIWKDRETGTVYVVDGRQRVKHAREANRRLVDQGKPCLMVPAVVRIGSVHRAKEAAISANEIHIPDTPLGRAKKMASMLTLSYDESDLALYFGCSAQTVTATLALLDCTQAVQDAVESGQINTGHARQLANLPPDDQREKVKELVQATSGVSGHERVRRQREVLGNAKPKLKSRKEITKALENATGDYADALRWVLGDNGHQQDCQDGEV, from the coding sequence GTGGCTAAAAACTCGAAAGATGCTTATGGGGCTCAAGGGAAAACTAACGTTCTCAATTTCGCTCCAGAAAACTTATATATGACAGATGACCCATCTCACCCGCTTTATGACGAACGTATCTATTTGGCACTGAGCGAGGCTATGGTCCTAAACATCATGGATCAGGGGGTTATCGAGCCGATAGTTATCTGGAAAGACAGAGAAACCGGAACGGTGTATGTAGTTGACGGTCGCCAGCGCGTTAAGCACGCTCGTGAAGCGAACCGGCGATTAGTCGATCAGGGAAAACCTTGTCTGATGGTTCCCGCAGTTGTTCGTATTGGCTCGGTGCATCGTGCGAAAGAAGCTGCAATCAGCGCCAATGAAATTCATATACCAGATACACCGCTTGGTCGAGCCAAGAAGATGGCGTCAATGCTGACACTCAGCTACGACGAAAGCGATCTGGCTCTTTATTTTGGATGCAGCGCTCAGACGGTTACAGCAACACTCGCCCTGCTGGATTGCACGCAAGCGGTTCAGGATGCTGTCGAGTCTGGGCAAATAAATACCGGCCACGCTAGGCAATTGGCAAACCTCCCACCGGATGATCAGCGCGAAAAAGTCAAAGAGCTAGTTCAGGCCACCAGCGGTGTGTCTGGGCATGAGCGCGTTCGTCGTCAGCGTGAGGTTTTGGGCAACGCGAAACCGAAACTCAAAAGCCGAAAGGAAATCACAAAAGCTCTCGAAAACGCTACTGGCGATTATGCAGATGCACTGCGCTGGGTTCTTGGTGATAACGGACACCAGCAAGACTGCCAGGACGGTGAAGTATGA
- a CDS encoding YnfC family lipoprotein yields MKAKVFLSLLFLAMSSNVAAFTQFKPAVLNAALLFEHDATTGNVKHSLQWIRDVSGKLQAMTEVKFDRSGCFTNINMVDKANDREFHLVNKDGVLTSFKGQRITGKINERCEITELENEKGKFVLSYNVRGLLETIVDKDTGEVVERYEYHSNQFPVRIRNYKDQKDKRIFYPSGSAQFIDSETVSKSGELTVRVKQSCAYTADGNADKCSLIASTNDDYHGSILIWISNHEIEYF; encoded by the coding sequence ATGAAAGCAAAGGTGTTTTTAAGTCTATTATTTTTGGCAATGTCATCTAATGTCGCTGCATTTACTCAATTCAAACCGGCGGTATTAAATGCTGCTCTTTTGTTCGAGCATGATGCAACTACCGGGAACGTAAAACACAGCCTTCAGTGGATCCGAGATGTTTCCGGTAAACTTCAAGCTATGACAGAAGTTAAATTTGATCGCAGCGGATGCTTTACTAATATCAACATGGTTGATAAAGCAAATGACCGAGAGTTCCATTTGGTAAACAAAGATGGCGTACTGACCTCTTTTAAAGGTCAGCGTATTACCGGAAAAATCAATGAACGTTGCGAAATCACTGAGCTCGAGAATGAAAAGGGCAAATTTGTGCTCAGCTATAATGTGCGTGGGTTGCTTGAAACAATTGTGGACAAAGATACGGGCGAAGTTGTAGAGCGATATGAATATCACAGTAACCAATTCCCTGTACGCATAAGGAACTACAAAGATCAAAAGGATAAGCGCATATTTTACCCATCCGGAAGCGCGCAATTTATTGACTCAGAGACAGTATCAAAAAGTGGGGAGTTAACCGTCCGGGTGAAGCAAAGTTGTGCTTACACTGCCGACGGTAATGCAGATAAATGCTCGTTAATAGCCTCCACTAATGACGACTATCATGGCTCAATCCTCATCTGGATTTCTAACCACGAAATAGAATATTTCTGA
- a CDS encoding DUF2058 domain-containing protein: protein MTKLTLQEQMLKAGLVTSKKMAKVQRTAKKSRVQAREAREAVEENKKAQLERDKQLSEQQKQATLSKEYKAQVKQLIEMNRIDVSKGNVGFNFTDNNLIKKIDVDKLTQAQLISGRLAIARLVLDNSGESEYAIIPAIVADKIMQRDADSIVLNSALSQEEQDEEDPYADFKVPDDLMW, encoded by the coding sequence ATGACAAAACTCACCTTACAAGAGCAGATGCTAAAAGCTGGATTAGTCACCAGCAAAAAAATGGCCAAAGTCCAAAGAACAGCTAAAAAATCACGCGTTCAGGCTCGTGAGGCAAGAGAGGCTGTAGAAGAAAATAAAAAAGCGCAACTTGAGCGTGACAAGCAGCTAAGCGAACAACAAAAACAAGCGACGTTATCTAAAGAATATAAAGCCCAGGTTAAGCAACTTATTGAAATGAATAGGATTGATGTTTCAAAAGGCAATGTTGGTTTTAACTTCACAGATAATAATTTAATTAAAAAAATAGATGTGGACAAACTGACTCAGGCTCAGTTGATTAGTGGCCGTCTCGCTATTGCACGTTTGGTTCTCGATAACAGCGGAGAGAGTGAATACGCTATTATCCCCGCCATCGTAGCCGATAAAATCATGCAGCGAGATGCGGACAGCATTGTATTAAATAGTGCGCTTAGTCAGGAAGAACAAGACGAAGAAGATCCGTATGCTGATTTTAAAGTGCCAGATGATTTAATGTGGTAA